A DNA window from Oncorhynchus tshawytscha isolate Ot180627B linkage group LG13, Otsh_v2.0, whole genome shotgun sequence contains the following coding sequences:
- the neu4 gene encoding sialidase-4, protein MSSSPYFPARSVLFRKEANGVTYRVPALLYLSLSNSFLAFCEERLSPSDAQAHLLVMRKGTFYRNYVEWEDMSVLGTAQLAGHRSMNPCPLYDEFTGTLFLFFIAVLGHTSESYQLVTGKNVTRLCFISSNDQGNTWSPATDLTKRVIGDTIKDWATFALGPGHGIQLKSGRLLVPAYAYHIDCKECFGQMCLTTPHAFCFHSDTHGRTWRFGEAVPGPESVECQMVSVDQEDGTNVLYCNARSPLGCRVQALSLDDGAVFQDGQLVQRLTEPRNGCHGSVVGFPAPLHLNLRPRPSTHARHWTSFEAKTGDSSPPTAPPPPSSPQNFLTPTWVVYSHPTWTNVRKDLGVYLSLFPRDPDSWSGPWVIYEGPSAYSDLAYLELPSAGAPSAVAFACLFECGTSTAYDEISFSIFTLYELIDNLPRNTKSGSDTQLLSNTQPPSNTQPPSNTQSPSNTQPPSNTQPPSNTQSPSNTQPPSNTQSFHNTTQPKEERPEARKRRTRNICGLCNVS, encoded by the exons atGAGTTCATCGCCGTATTTCCCAGCGCGATCCGTGCTGTTCCGTAAGGAGGCCAATGGAGTGACGTACCGTgtccctgccctgctctacctgTCCCTGTCCAACTCCTTCCTGGCCTTTTGTGAGGAGAGACTCAGCCCCTCAGACGCCCAGGCTCACCTGCTGGTCATGCGCAAGGGCACATTCTACAGGAACTATgtagag TGGGAGGACATGAGTGTTCTGGGTACGGCTCAGTTGGCGGGCCACCGGTCGATGAACCCGTGTCCTCTGTATGACGAGTTCACAGGCACCCTCTTCCTGTTCTTCATCGCTGTGCTGGGCCACACCTCCGAGTCCTACCAGCTGGTGACGGGTAAGAATGTAACGCGCCTCTGCTTCATCTCCAGTAACGACCAGGGCAACACCTGGAGCCCTGCCACTGACCTCACCAAGAGGGTCATAGGAGACACCATCAAAG ACTGGGCAACCTTCGCCCTGGGCCCGGGACACGGCATCCAGCTCAAGTCAGGCCGTCTGCTGGTGCCAGCGTACGCCTACCACATCGACTGCAAGGAGTGCTTTGGCCAGatgtgcctgaccacaccccaCGCTTTCTGTTTCCATAGCGACACCCACGGGCGGACGTGGCGTTTTGGGGAGGCGGTGCCAGGGCCAGAGAGCGTGGAGTGCCAGATGGTGTCTGTGGATCAGGAGGATGGCACCAACGTGCTGTACTGTAACGCCCGGAGCCCTTTGGGCTGCAGGGTCCAGGCCCTCAGTCTGGATGATGGAGCTGTCTTCCAGGATGGACAGCTGGTGCAGCGGCTCACAGAGCCACGTAATGGCTGCCACGGTAGCGTAGTGGGGTTCCCTGCCCCACTACACCTCAACCTCCGCCCTCGGCCATCCACCCACGCCAGACACTGGACATCCTTCGAGGCTAAGACTGGTGACTCCTCCCCACCCACcgcccctccccctcccagctCCCCACAGAATTTCCTTACACCCACCTGGGTGGTGTACTCCCACCCGACGTGGACCAACGTGAGGAAGGACCTGGGGGTGTACCTCAGCCTGTTCCCCCGTGACCCGGACAGCTGGTCTGGCCCGTGGGTGATCTACGAGGGCCCCAGTGCCTACTCTGACCTGGCCTACCTGGAGCTGCCGTCAGCTGGGGCCCCGTCGGCCGTGGCCTTCGCCTGTCTGTTTGAGTGCGGCACCAGCACAGCTTATGATGAGAtctccttcagcatcttcacccTCTACGAGCTCATTGACAACCTGCCACGCAACACAAAGTCAGGCAGCGACACACAGCTCCTCAGCAACACACAGCCACCCAGCAACACACAGCCACCCAGCAACACACAGTCACCCAGCAACACACAGCCACCCAGCAACACACAGCCACCCAGCAACACACAGTCACCCAGCAACACACAGCCACCCAGCAACACACAGAGcttccacaacacaacacaacccaagGAAGAGAGACCAGAggcgaggaagaggaggacgaggaataTATGTGGTCTTTGCAATGTTTCCTAA